GAGACCGGAATCGAACCGGTACGAGCTTTAAAGGCCCGCAGGATTTTAAGTCCTGTGCGTCTGCCAGTTCCGCCACTCCGGCAATCACATTTATCAGCGACATCATTAATTATATTACATAAAACAGTATTAGTCAATACCCTTATGGATATATTATTTACACACAACGCTATTAATTATTTATCTTTACCATCATTACCTCTTATAAATTTTTCTACTACAGCACCTTCTAAATTATCCCACTCACTTACAGTAATGGAAGTGCAATTCAAAAGCTCTAATACCGTATAAACTATTATTGTACCTGCAACTATAATATCTGCTCTTTCTGGTTGCAAGCCATTTAACAGCTTTCTTTCATTAAAGCTTAAAGACATCATTAAGTCAAGCAGCCTTTTTATCTCGCCCTTTTTAAGCACATATCCATGAATCAATTCTCTCGAATATATCCTTAAATCCTGTGACATAGCTGCAAGCGTCGTTATCGTACCACCTATCCCGACTATCTCTTTAGGCATATCTTGATTATCGCTGATAAATGGTGTAAGCATATCAGTTATATAAAGCCTTATGTTATTGTACTCGTCAACCGAAATAGGATCGCTTTTTATAAATTTTTCCGTAAGTCTGACTGCACCGATGTCAAAACTTCTTTTTATAAGATCATCTTTGAAATAAGAAAATTCAGTACTGCCACCACCCACATCCATTACCAGCACATCATTCTTTTTTATTCCATACGACGCCCCTAGATGTCCATAAAGGCTTTCTGTCTCACCATCGATTATATCCACATCCAAACCAATATTTAATAGTTCATCAATAAAATAACTGGAATTCTTAGCATCCCTTACGGCTGATGTGGCAAAAGCATATATGCTCTGCGATTTGTAATTTTTCGCATCATCCAAATATTCTTTTATCGTGTTTACACTTCTTGCAATTGCATCATTATTTAATTTGCCGCTTTTAGAGACAGATTCACCAAGCCTTGTTATTTTTACATCCTTCTTTATTTGCCTTATTTCACCATTTTCCACATCACATATAAGATGACGTATTGAATTCGTTCCTATATCGATAACAGAGCACCTCATAATAGTCCTCCCAAATAAAAACCTTCGGGCTATACCCGAAGTTATTAATAATTAGCGTTCCTCTTATAGCCGCCGCCTCTTCGCTTTGAATCAAAATTCTTCTTAAGCTGCTGCTGTCTTTCATCCGAGTCTTTTAGAAATTTCGATATTCTCTCTTCAAAAGATATATTATTATTCCGATTGCTATAGCTTTCGTTCTCATAGCCCTTATTGCTTTTTATTGGTTTTGGCTTTGGCAAAGCCTTTTTTATTGACAAGCTTATTCTCCCGCCCTTATCCATAGAAAGAATTTTTACTTTTACTTTATCATTCTCCTTTAAAAACTCGTTGATATCTTTAACATAGGTGTTAGCAACCTCTGATATATGAACTAAACCTGTCTTGCCTTCTGGTAATTGAACAAACGCTCCAAAATCTGTGATATTTAGAACAGTTCCTTCAACTACCTCTCCTACCTGAAATGGCATATAAATGTTTATCCTCCCTTTGATTTATTTGATTACTAATATGTTTATTATATATTAAAAAGTTCATTCTATCAAGCATCTTAAAAAATTCTTATTCTAATTTGACGAATCTTTGCTATCTTTAGCCGTATCTACAAACATAATCTCTCCTTTTTTTACAAGCCCTAATTTTTGTCTTGCCTCATTCTCTATAAATTCGTTTGTCTTAATATATTTTATCTGATTATTTAATCTTTTATTCTCCTCTTCAGCAGCATTCACTTTAGAAGTAACCGCATTTAACCTATTGTCTAAAATATTCAAAGTGATTTGTTGTTTTACGAACGTAAATGCGACATATACGACAAAAAGAAGTAACAATATTGTTTTAAATTTAATTTTATTTCTTCCCTTCATGACTTCAACAAACCTTTCAAAGTATTTTTGTTTTTTATTGTTTTAAAAATATATTCGACATCGCAACTAAAAATCCTTTATTTTTTTTTCTTAAAAATATTAAAATGTGATATTATGTTGTAAACTAGTTTGGCAGGTATGCCGAGCATTTTTGAGAAATATCTGATTGGCATAATCAGCATATTATATGTAGCTACAAGCGGATATGTTACAATTCTATATATCTTTATAAATATATTTTTTGCAATTCTATAAACAAGCAGCAATAGCCTTATAACAAAAGGGCTTAACAGTATATTGTATAAAAGTATACCAATTATGAATCCAAGAAATGAATAAAATCTCATTTCAGCATAGTTGCTTATGTATAAAAAAAATATAAAGACAATTGTTCCTAATATCCAAAAAATAATGTCTCCTATATCTGTCGCAAGTCTATTAGGTTTTAATATAATCCTTATGACCTTA
The nucleotide sequence above comes from Thermoanaerobacterium sp. CMT5567-10. Encoded proteins:
- a CDS encoding Ppx/GppA phosphatase family protein, which codes for MRCSVIDIGTNSIRHLICDVENGEIRQIKKDVKITRLGESVSKSGKLNNDAIARSVNTIKEYLDDAKNYKSQSIYAFATSAVRDAKNSSYFIDELLNIGLDVDIIDGETESLYGHLGASYGIKKNDVLVMDVGGGSTEFSYFKDDLIKRSFDIGAVRLTEKFIKSDPISVDEYNNIRLYITDMLTPFISDNQDMPKEIVGIGGTITTLAAMSQDLRIYSRELIHGYVLKKGEIKRLLDLMMSLSFNERKLLNGLQPERADIIVAGTIIVYTVLELLNCTSITVSEWDNLEGAVVEKFIRGNDGKDK
- a CDS encoding S1 domain-containing RNA-binding protein gives rise to the protein MPFQVGEVVEGTVLNITDFGAFVQLPEGKTGLVHISEVANTYVKDINEFLKENDKVKVKILSMDKGGRISLSIKKALPKPKPIKSNKGYENESYSNRNNNISFEERISKFLKDSDERQQQLKKNFDSKRRGGGYKRNANY
- a CDS encoding septum formation initiator family protein, producing MKGRNKIKFKTILLLLFVVYVAFTFVKQQITLNILDNRLNAVTSKVNAAEEENKRLNNQIKYIKTNEFIENEARQKLGLVKKGEIMFVDTAKDSKDSSN
- the yabQ gene encoding spore cortex biosynthesis protein YabQ; amino-acid sequence: MVMNVQSQLYSFLVMLYGGMIIAILYDVYKVIRIILKPNRLATDIGDIIFWILGTIVFIFFLYISNYAEMRFYSFLGFIIGILLYNILLSPFVIRLLLLVYRIAKNIFIKIYRIVTYPLVATYNMLIMPIRYFSKMLGIPAKLVYNIISHFNIFKKKK